In Prescottella soli, a genomic segment contains:
- a CDS encoding Na+/H+ antiporter produces the protein MNGTLVLLVVIVSIAVTSLAKRRDLQVPLVLVTVGSAASFIPGMPRLELDPTIILGVVLPPLLYSAALDFSLASLRRNIAPILRLGVGLVLVTAFVVGFFANWLVPELTLGAALVLGAVVSPTDAVSAVSVGRKLGLPKRVLTILTGEGLLNDATALTLFTVSVAAVAGTRVVVQQPVLFFLYEVAGGVAVGLAMATVVRLVRARMYDSPLETVLGLVLPFAAYLAAEELHTSGVLAVVVAGFVMGHHATNVSIPTRLQERSLWATLDLLLEMFVFAYMGLQLKFVIDDVAAEGLPVHHVFGYAFAVLAVVILVRPLWVFLNWGGQRLRFTPRRGSASSSGLTWKQQLVVSWAGMRGVVTLAAAGGIPVLTASGDPFPGRGVIQAIAFVVAVGTLLIQGSTIPFMIERLDVADPAEAERGRRQTQLARRIAADAADRALAEVAAGPPRGADPDEFVRALNRVRVSIRAQAQVEEAEGDDESVTKLRKAGTLFDSVRRRVLEAQRSALIAARDEGLLDDEVLRAELESRDIEEAAAEQRERRRRG, from the coding sequence GTGAACGGAACTCTCGTACTCCTCGTCGTCATCGTGTCGATCGCGGTGACGAGTCTGGCGAAACGTCGGGACCTGCAGGTCCCCCTCGTGCTCGTCACCGTCGGTTCGGCGGCCTCGTTCATACCGGGAATGCCACGGCTGGAACTGGACCCGACGATCATCCTCGGGGTGGTTCTCCCGCCGCTGCTGTATTCGGCGGCGCTGGACTTCTCGCTTGCGAGCCTGCGGCGCAACATCGCCCCGATCCTGCGCCTGGGTGTCGGGCTGGTGTTGGTGACGGCGTTCGTCGTCGGATTCTTCGCGAACTGGTTGGTGCCCGAGCTGACGCTCGGTGCGGCCCTCGTCCTCGGCGCGGTGGTCTCACCGACGGATGCCGTCAGCGCCGTCTCGGTGGGCCGCAAGCTCGGCCTGCCGAAGCGGGTGCTGACGATTCTCACCGGCGAGGGGCTCCTCAACGATGCGACCGCGCTGACCCTGTTCACGGTCAGTGTCGCCGCCGTCGCCGGAACCCGAGTCGTCGTCCAGCAGCCGGTGCTGTTCTTCCTGTACGAGGTCGCCGGTGGCGTCGCTGTCGGTCTCGCGATGGCCACGGTCGTGCGGCTGGTGCGTGCGCGCATGTACGACTCACCGCTCGAGACCGTCCTCGGGCTGGTGCTGCCGTTCGCCGCCTACCTCGCCGCGGAGGAGCTCCACACGTCCGGCGTGCTCGCGGTCGTGGTCGCCGGTTTCGTCATGGGGCACCACGCCACCAACGTCTCGATTCCGACCCGACTCCAGGAACGGTCGCTGTGGGCGACGCTGGACCTGCTGCTCGAGATGTTCGTCTTCGCGTACATGGGGCTGCAGCTCAAGTTCGTGATCGACGACGTCGCCGCCGAGGGTCTGCCCGTCCATCACGTGTTCGGGTACGCGTTCGCTGTTCTGGCGGTGGTCATCCTGGTGCGCCCGCTGTGGGTCTTCCTCAACTGGGGAGGACAGCGGTTGCGGTTCACGCCGCGGCGCGGTTCGGCGTCGAGTTCGGGGCTCACCTGGAAGCAGCAGCTCGTCGTCTCGTGGGCCGGAATGCGCGGCGTCGTGACGCTCGCCGCCGCCGGCGGTATTCCGGTGCTGACGGCGTCGGGCGATCCGTTTCCCGGCCGCGGCGTGATCCAGGCGATCGCGTTCGTCGTCGCGGTGGGCACCCTCCTGATCCAGGGGTCGACGATTCCGTTCATGATCGAGCGCCTGGACGTCGCGGACCCCGCGGAAGCCGAACGCGGCCGCCGGCAGACGCAGCTGGCGCGTCGGATCGCTGCCGACGCCGCCGACCGGGCGCTCGCCGAGGTCGCGGCCGGCCCGCCTCGCGGAGCCGACCCCGACGAGTTCGTTCGCGCACTCAACCGGGTGCGGGTGTCGATCCGGGCGCAGGCGCAGGTCGAGGAGGCCGAGGGCGACGACGAGAGCGTCACCAAGCTGCGAAAAGCGGGCACGCTGTTCGATTCGGTCCGGCGCCGCGTACTCGAGGCGCAGCGCAGTGCTCTCATCGCGGCGCGCGACGAGGGACTCCTGGACGACGAGGTGCTGCGCGCCGAACTCGAATCCCGCGACATCGAGGAGGCGGCGGCCGAACAACGCGAGCGCCGCCGTCGTGGATGA
- a CDS encoding antitoxin translates to MGFMDSVKGLVDKGQELAAEHSDKVQEVIDKAADIADEKTGGKYSEHIDKAAEAAKKVVPPKE, encoded by the coding sequence ATGGGCTTCATGGATTCGGTCAAGGGACTCGTGGACAAGGGCCAGGAACTCGCTGCAGAGCATTCCGACAAGGTCCAGGAAGTGATCGACAAGGCCGCGGACATCGCCGACGAGAAGACCGGTGGCAAGTACAGCGAGCACATCGACAAGGCCGCGGAGGCGGCGAAGAAGGTTGTGCCGCCGAAGGAGTGA
- a CDS encoding PaaI family thioesterase: MADSIEEQQVLYVYDGLTDDEIAREVDLYGPLTESVRDLIEVALATEVGDDDISRAREHIEAAKALLGKQTRQHPYGVRWSESGTKRAWGNAVVGLRNAVAPPVTINRDPDGRVWADFELGMVYEGPAGLTHGGISALVLDQVLGEAAEHGGAPGMTATLTLRYRRPTPLGKLHAEARIDRIEGVKTFVTGHLAGPDGVCVEAEGIFILPRWARSGDASGALPIPGSA, encoded by the coding sequence GTGGCGGATTCGATCGAGGAACAGCAGGTCCTCTACGTGTACGACGGTCTGACGGACGACGAGATCGCCCGTGAGGTCGACCTCTACGGCCCCCTGACCGAGAGCGTGCGGGATCTGATCGAGGTCGCGTTGGCGACCGAGGTCGGCGACGACGACATCAGTCGTGCACGCGAGCACATCGAAGCGGCGAAGGCATTGCTCGGCAAGCAGACCCGGCAGCACCCCTACGGTGTGCGGTGGAGCGAATCGGGAACGAAGCGGGCATGGGGGAACGCGGTCGTGGGCCTGCGCAACGCGGTCGCGCCGCCGGTGACGATCAACCGCGATCCCGACGGCCGGGTGTGGGCCGACTTCGAGCTCGGCATGGTGTACGAGGGTCCGGCGGGCCTGACGCACGGTGGCATCTCGGCCCTCGTGCTCGACCAGGTTCTCGGCGAGGCGGCCGAACACGGCGGCGCGCCGGGAATGACCGCGACGCTCACGCTGCGCTACCGCCGTCCCACCCCGCTCGGCAAGCTGCACGCCGAGGCCCGGATCGACCGCATCGAGGGCGTCAAGACCTTCGTCACGGGCCATCTCGCCGGACCCGACGGCGTGTGCGTCGAGGCGGAGGGGATCTTCATCCTGCCCCGGTGGGCGCGGTCCGGCGACGCGTCGGGCGCGCTCCCGATTCCGGGATCCGCCTGA
- a CDS encoding ScbR family autoregulator-binding transcription factor → MAQQARAVATRRQIVVCAAQVFDRFGYYGGRVDEIVDSARITKGALYFHFGSKDGLAQSIIREQRGIAEASTEAIAAAEVSALEQVVMLCHEMARQIVTDPIVRAGIRLTVELGASGGGGGSSDPYSVWTDGCTRFVERAIEQGDVADYVSAPVIARHLICVVAGAQVVSRMRTFFEDLDRRVGEMWAVLLPAIVPPARHDRIRSVTSARWYAAAR, encoded by the coding sequence GTGGCGCAGCAGGCTCGTGCGGTGGCGACCCGGCGGCAGATCGTGGTCTGTGCCGCACAGGTCTTCGACCGGTTCGGCTACTACGGCGGACGCGTCGACGAGATCGTCGACAGTGCGCGGATCACCAAGGGTGCGTTGTACTTCCACTTCGGATCCAAGGACGGCCTCGCGCAGTCGATCATTCGGGAGCAACGCGGCATCGCGGAGGCGTCGACGGAGGCGATCGCCGCAGCCGAGGTGTCGGCCCTCGAGCAGGTGGTGATGCTGTGCCACGAGATGGCGCGGCAGATCGTCACCGACCCGATCGTGCGCGCGGGGATCCGACTGACCGTCGAACTGGGTGCGTCGGGCGGGGGCGGTGGGTCGTCGGATCCGTACAGCGTGTGGACGGACGGCTGTACCCGCTTCGTCGAGCGCGCGATCGAGCAGGGGGACGTCGCCGACTACGTCTCTGCGCCTGTGATCGCGCGGCACCTGATCTGCGTCGTCGCCGGGGCGCAGGTGGTGTCGCGGATGCGGACCTTCTTCGAGGACCTGGATCGGCGCGTCGGCGAGATGTGGGCGGTGCTGTTGCCCGCGATCGTGCCGCCTGCCCGGCACGACCGGATCCGGTCGGTCACCTCCGCCAGGTGGTACGCCGCGGCGAGGTGA